From one Acidimicrobiia bacterium genomic stretch:
- a CDS encoding alpha/beta fold hydrolase, translating into MSDVQYARADGGTHVAYRVLDADADREAGSDIVMASGGLIPMELFDDDPGFVRLLEGLRSLGRVVIFDRRGLGLSDPIVDWERPILDQWADDLAAVVEASGARDPVVFAWDGYGVATRFAAEHRDRLRLLVLHQPLMVPDDGWDDWVARRAALVRENLGGGRDALLEQIAPTRVSDASFREWYARAGRAGASPATAARIWDSVFRSRPDDQRGEQVDTPTLVLSRRDSPYVSAEAVRLAAAQIRGATLVELDGADHFPFLGDVDAVVAEVGDFVVGERRLPPPRRLLAALMFTDLVGSTERAATLGDEHWRAVLDRHDRTVRAAVGGCGGNVVKTTGDGVLALLPSGGAAVRAAERVRDELAADGLEVRIGIHIGDVDRRGEDVSGLGVHIAARVMAVAGRGQVVVTASVPSAVAGQAGRFEALGPHDLKGVPGEWELFRLADAPRRDAPQ; encoded by the coding sequence GTGAGCGACGTGCAGTACGCCCGCGCCGACGGCGGCACCCACGTCGCCTACCGGGTGCTCGACGCCGACGCCGACCGCGAGGCGGGCAGCGACATCGTCATGGCTTCGGGGGGCCTGATCCCGATGGAGCTGTTCGACGACGACCCGGGGTTCGTGCGGCTGCTGGAGGGGCTGCGATCCCTCGGGCGGGTGGTGATCTTTGACCGCCGGGGCCTCGGCCTCTCCGACCCGATCGTCGACTGGGAGCGGCCGATCCTCGACCAGTGGGCCGACGACCTCGCCGCGGTGGTGGAGGCGTCCGGGGCCCGAGACCCGGTCGTCTTCGCCTGGGACGGCTACGGCGTCGCCACCCGGTTCGCCGCGGAGCACCGAGACCGACTTCGGCTCCTGGTGCTCCACCAGCCCTTGATGGTGCCCGACGACGGCTGGGACGACTGGGTGGCCCGGCGGGCCGCGCTGGTGCGCGAGAACCTGGGGGGCGGCCGGGACGCGCTGCTCGAGCAGATCGCCCCGACCCGCGTGTCGGATGCGTCGTTCCGAGAGTGGTACGCGCGGGCCGGGCGCGCCGGCGCCAGCCCCGCGACGGCGGCCCGGATCTGGGACTCGGTGTTCCGCTCTCGACCCGACGATCAGCGCGGTGAGCAGGTCGACACGCCCACATTGGTCCTGTCCCGCCGCGACAGCCCCTACGTGTCGGCGGAGGCGGTGCGCCTGGCCGCGGCCCAGATCCGCGGGGCGACCCTCGTCGAGCTCGACGGCGCCGACCACTTCCCGTTTCTCGGCGACGTCGACGCGGTGGTCGCCGAAGTCGGCGACTTCGTGGTCGGGGAGCGGCGGCTCCCGCCCCCCCGGCGCCTCCTGGCGGCGCTCATGTTCACCGACCTCGTCGGCTCCACCGAGCGTGCCGCGACCCTCGGTGACGAGCACTGGCGAGCGGTGCTCGACCGCCACGACCGCACCGTGCGGGCCGCGGTCGGCGGGTGCGGTGGCAACGTCGTGAAGACCACCGGCGACGGCGTCCTCGCGCTCCTGCCGTCCGGGGGTGCCGCCGTGCGTGCGGCCGAGCGAGTGCGAGACGAGCTCGCAGCCGACGGACTCGAGGTTCGCATCGGCATCCACATCGGCGACGTCGACCGTCGCGGGGAGGACGTCTCCGGGCTGGGCGTGCACATCGCGGCCCGAGTCATGGCGGTCGCTGGTCGCGGGCAGGTCGTCGTGACCGCGTCGGTCCCGTCCGCCGTCGCCGGCCAGGCCGGGAGGTTCGAGGCCCTCGGCCCCCACGATCTCAAGGGCGTGCCCGGCGAGTGGGAGCTGTTCCGGCTGGCCGACGCGCCTCGCCGCGACGCGCCCCAGTAG
- a CDS encoding AAA family ATPase produces the protein MVTTMFTDLVDSTALASRLGPEAAEDLRRVYFGLLRDALEATDGSEVKSTGDGLHAVFPSVSSALACARATQQAVDRHNRHRGEPLAVRVGISHGEAERADDGDFYGASVVEAARLCAAAQGGEILTTAMVRALVGSRGDHTFEDVGPLSLKGLGEPVSACRLAWAPAPGAGWSVPLPARLRTPDGSLFVGRSVERASVATALKEVAAEGDRRIVLVGGEAGIGKTTLVSTVASDAQAAGAVVLYGRCDEELGIPYQPWVEALGDLVEHVPQPVLRAHVDARGGDLVALVPGLGTRLDEVPSSRSSDRDTERHLLFAAVLDLLGRVATDTPVLLVLDDLHWADRPTLQLLRHVVAGSRSIRLLMLGTFRAADVGADDPLAEVLAALHREPGVERVSLRGLDDLELLALLEAAAGHEMTEDGLTLRDALSAETDGNPFFVLEILRHLAETGAISQTDDGRWVAQLDLNTQGLPVSVREVIGRRVHRLGPDATRALAAASVIGRDFDVTLLGALVDIDEDELLDVLDAGVAAAVIADAPRSPGCFTFVHALIQRALYDELNAARRQRLHRRVAEALETLPGDHEERVGELAHHWYAATQPADLDKAIGYSIAAGDRAQRRLAPEEAARWYAQALDLVDRLDRDARDLRRCELLVRLGSAQRLAGLAEFRQTLLDAADLAQRLGATEQLVEAALANTRGYTAFIGRLDVERIDVLRAALDAVGTSSPDLRARLLAQWALETIYSPEYDTRQLIDEALALTETTNDPQARWHALHALHLYFIPQNLDERLARQAEFHELRPRLDPSQQWWTFVGSVHLAMQRGDINQAREDLADIQRLAEAVGDPVMRWEAEWFQASHALLAGDLATAEEHANTALQIAVDADQSDALVVYGGQVIELRFAAGRQAEMRDLLAATAAEHPGIPAFRSSLAQVLAVSDWVEDARPLVDNLAAELPGLWIDPSWASAVRGVTQAAAVVGNLAAVRAAVALLEPFADQWVWHGAAHSGPVALWLGVGRAALGDHERAEADFARALALAERARAPFWRATTQLELARMLVERAQGDDRARAVGLLEAALETAGTRGFAGVERRARPLRDQLA, from the coding sequence ATGGTGACCACGATGTTCACCGATCTCGTCGATTCCACCGCGTTGGCATCGCGGCTGGGCCCGGAGGCCGCCGAGGACCTGCGCCGGGTCTACTTCGGCCTCTTGCGCGACGCGCTCGAGGCGACTGACGGGTCGGAGGTCAAGAGCACCGGCGACGGGCTGCACGCGGTGTTCCCGAGCGTGAGCTCGGCGCTGGCGTGCGCGCGGGCGACCCAACAAGCCGTCGATCGGCACAACCGGCACCGGGGCGAGCCGCTCGCGGTGCGGGTCGGCATCAGCCACGGCGAGGCCGAGCGCGCCGACGACGGCGACTTCTACGGCGCGTCGGTGGTCGAGGCGGCGCGGCTGTGCGCCGCCGCGCAGGGCGGGGAGATCCTCACCACCGCGATGGTCCGGGCGCTGGTCGGGAGCCGCGGCGACCACACCTTCGAGGACGTCGGGCCGCTGTCCCTGAAGGGGCTGGGCGAGCCCGTGTCGGCGTGTCGGCTGGCGTGGGCGCCGGCCCCGGGCGCGGGCTGGTCGGTGCCGCTCCCGGCTCGGCTGCGCACGCCGGACGGATCGCTGTTCGTGGGTCGGAGCGTCGAGCGCGCCAGCGTGGCGACGGCCCTCAAGGAGGTCGCCGCCGAAGGCGACCGGCGGATCGTGCTCGTCGGCGGCGAGGCGGGGATCGGCAAGACGACGCTGGTGTCGACGGTGGCTTCCGACGCGCAGGCCGCGGGGGCGGTGGTGCTGTACGGCCGCTGCGACGAGGAGCTGGGCATCCCCTATCAGCCCTGGGTCGAGGCGCTCGGCGATCTCGTCGAGCACGTGCCGCAGCCCGTGCTCCGGGCGCACGTGGACGCGCGAGGCGGGGACCTCGTGGCCCTGGTACCCGGGCTCGGCACCCGGCTGGACGAGGTGCCGAGCTCGCGGTCGTCGGATCGAGACACCGAGCGGCACCTGCTCTTCGCGGCGGTTCTGGACCTGCTGGGCCGGGTGGCCACCGACACGCCGGTGCTGCTGGTGCTCGATGACCTCCACTGGGCCGACCGGCCGACCTTGCAGCTGCTGCGCCACGTGGTGGCGGGCTCGCGGTCGATCCGGCTCCTGATGCTCGGTACCTTCCGCGCCGCCGATGTGGGGGCAGACGACCCGCTGGCGGAGGTGCTGGCCGCCTTGCACCGCGAGCCTGGGGTCGAGCGCGTGAGCCTGCGGGGCCTCGATGACCTGGAGCTGCTGGCGCTGCTCGAAGCGGCAGCCGGGCACGAGATGACCGAGGACGGGCTGACCCTGCGGGACGCGCTGTCGGCAGAGACGGACGGAAACCCGTTCTTCGTCCTCGAGATCCTGCGCCACTTGGCCGAGACCGGGGCGATCTCCCAGACCGACGACGGGCGCTGGGTGGCGCAGCTGGACCTGAACACCCAAGGGCTCCCCGTCAGCGTGCGTGAGGTGATCGGGCGGCGCGTCCACCGGCTGGGGCCCGACGCCACCCGGGCACTGGCGGCGGCCTCAGTGATCGGAAGGGACTTCGACGTCACCCTGCTCGGCGCCCTCGTCGACATCGACGAGGACGAGCTGCTCGACGTCCTCGACGCCGGGGTGGCGGCGGCGGTCATCGCCGACGCGCCGCGCAGTCCGGGTTGTTTCACCTTCGTGCACGCGCTGATCCAGCGGGCGCTTTACGACGAGCTGAACGCGGCTCGTCGCCAGCGGCTGCACCGCCGCGTCGCCGAGGCCCTCGAGACGCTTCCGGGGGACCACGAGGAGCGGGTGGGTGAGCTCGCCCACCACTGGTACGCGGCCACCCAGCCCGCCGACCTCGACAAGGCCATCGGCTACTCCATCGCCGCTGGCGACCGGGCCCAGCGCCGGCTCGCGCCCGAGGAGGCCGCGCGCTGGTACGCCCAGGCGCTCGACCTCGTCGATCGGCTGGATCGAGACGCCCGAGACCTGCGCCGCTGCGAGCTCCTGGTCCGGCTCGGCAGCGCGCAGCGGCTTGCCGGGCTGGCCGAGTTCCGTCAGACCCTGCTGGACGCGGCCGACCTCGCCCAGCGCCTCGGCGCCACCGAGCAGCTCGTTGAGGCCGCGTTGGCCAACACGCGCGGGTACACCGCCTTCATCGGCCGCCTCGACGTCGAGCGCATCGACGTCCTGCGCGCCGCGCTCGACGCCGTGGGAACCTCGTCGCCGGATCTGCGGGCGCGCCTGCTCGCGCAGTGGGCACTCGAGACCATCTACAGCCCCGAGTACGACACGCGGCAGCTCATCGACGAAGCGCTCGCGCTCACCGAGACGACGAACGACCCGCAAGCGCGTTGGCACGCGCTCCACGCCCTCCACCTGTACTTCATCCCCCAGAACCTCGACGAGCGCCTGGCCCGACAGGCCGAGTTCCACGAACTGAGGCCTCGGCTCGACCCGAGCCAGCAGTGGTGGACGTTCGTCGGGAGCGTCCACCTCGCCATGCAGCGGGGCGACATCAACCAGGCGCGGGAGGACCTCGCAGACATCCAGCGGCTGGCCGAGGCCGTCGGTGACCCCGTCATGCGGTGGGAGGCCGAGTGGTTCCAAGCGAGCCACGCCCTGCTCGCAGGCGACCTCGCGACCGCTGAAGAGCACGCGAACACGGCGCTGCAGATCGCCGTCGACGCCGACCAATCCGACGCGCTGGTCGTTTACGGGGGCCAGGTCATCGAGCTGCGCTTCGCCGCGGGCCGGCAGGCGGAGATGCGCGACCTCCTCGCCGCGACTGCGGCCGAGCATCCCGGCATTCCCGCGTTTCGATCCTCCCTCGCCCAGGTGCTGGCGGTGAGCGACTGGGTGGAGGACGCGCGCCCGCTCGTCGACAACCTCGCGGCCGAGCTCCCCGGCCTCTGGATCGACCCCAGCTGGGCGTCAGCGGTGCGAGGGGTGACCCAGGCGGCCGCGGTCGTCGGGAACCTCGCCGCCGTGCGGGCCGCCGTCGCGCTCCTGGAGCCGTTCGCCGATCAATGGGTGTGGCACGGCGCCGCCCATTCCGGTCCGGTGGCGCTCTGGTTGGGGGTCGGTCGGGCCGCGCTGGGCGACCACGAGCGCGCCGAGGCCGATTTCGCCCGGGCCCTGGCCCTGGCCGAGCGGGCCCGCGCCCCGTTCTGGCGGGCCACGACGCAGCTCGAGCTCGCCAGGATGCTCGTCGAGCGCGCTCAGGGCGACGACCGAGCGCGTGCCGTGGGCTTGCTCGAGGCCGCCCTCGAGACCGCGGGTACACGCGGCTTCGCCGGTGTCGAACGTCGCGCCCGACCACTCCGCGACCAACTGGCGTAG
- a CDS encoding TIGR00730 family Rossman fold protein has protein sequence MKLPRYRTGDPELDDAVADLVTRAGSGRDADLIFELVASALRLARDGADRGDLKIANAALKEMRYFFHVFEPYRTQRKVAIFGSARTQPDDPLYHQARRFADAIAERDWMVITGAGPGIMEAGIEGAGPDRAFGVSIRLPFEAATSQFIADDPKLIHFRYFFTRKLAFVKESDAFVLLPGGFGTMDETFELLTLVQTGKAQPGPVILLDTPGGTYWAGWLEFVRLELLADGYISPPDLGLLTVTDDVDTAVDEVTSFFTNYHSQRFVDGRLVVRLRAAPDDATLDRLSEKFADIVRRGRIERVDPSAAERADEDALDTERIAFWFDRRGWARLRELIDDLNGRTRSGAGRVSELGG, from the coding sequence ATGAAGCTGCCCCGCTACCGCACCGGGGACCCTGAGCTCGACGACGCCGTCGCCGACCTCGTGACGCGCGCCGGGAGCGGCCGTGACGCCGACCTGATCTTCGAGCTCGTCGCCTCGGCCCTCCGGCTGGCTCGCGACGGCGCCGACCGTGGCGACCTGAAGATCGCGAACGCGGCGCTGAAGGAGATGCGCTACTTCTTCCACGTCTTCGAGCCGTACCGGACCCAGCGGAAGGTCGCGATCTTCGGCTCCGCCCGCACCCAGCCGGACGACCCCCTCTACCACCAGGCCCGCCGGTTCGCGGACGCGATCGCGGAGCGTGACTGGATGGTGATCACCGGGGCCGGCCCGGGGATCATGGAGGCCGGCATCGAGGGCGCCGGGCCCGACCGGGCCTTCGGCGTGAGCATCCGGCTGCCGTTCGAGGCCGCGACCTCGCAGTTCATCGCCGACGACCCGAAGCTCATCCACTTCCGGTACTTCTTCACCCGCAAGCTCGCCTTCGTGAAGGAGTCTGACGCCTTCGTGCTGCTCCCGGGCGGGTTCGGGACGATGGACGAGACGTTCGAGCTCCTGACCCTCGTGCAGACGGGCAAGGCGCAGCCGGGGCCGGTCATCCTGCTGGACACGCCCGGCGGCACGTACTGGGCCGGGTGGCTCGAGTTCGTGCGCCTCGAGCTGCTCGCAGACGGCTACATCTCACCGCCCGACCTCGGGCTGCTCACCGTCACCGACGACGTCGACACCGCCGTCGACGAGGTCACGAGCTTCTTCACCAACTACCACTCGCAGCGCTTCGTCGACGGTCGGCTCGTGGTCCGGCTGCGGGCCGCGCCCGACGACGCGACGCTCGACCGCCTGAGCGAGAAGTTCGCTGACATCGTCCGCCGCGGACGCATCGAACGCGTCGACCCGTCCGCGGCGGAGCGCGCTGACGAGGACGCACTCGACACCGAGCGGATCGCGTTCTGGTTCGATCGCCGTGGGTGGGCACGCCTGCGGGAGCTCATCGACGACCTCAACGGCCGCACCCGATCCGGAGCCGGGCGCGTGTCGGAACTCGGCGGGTAG
- a CDS encoding adenosine kinase, translated as MTPAAAPPTLDVVAVGNALVDVLSAATDEFLAEQGLYKGATALIDAERARALYERMGPGTEMSGGSAANTAVGVASLGGRSAFVGRVRDDLLGEVFAHDIRAAGVRFETRPATTGDPTGRSLVLVSPDAERTMNTFLGAAAQLHPDDVSPALVAAAAVVYLEGYLFDLPDAKAAFRHAARAAHEAGRRVALSLSDTFCVERHRADLLALVQHDVDLLFANEAEICALYEVPTLDDAIEPAVRYCDAAALTRGAKGSVVVSRDELVEVPVHPVPGSVVDTTGAGDLYAAGFLFGFTHGSDLARCGRLGAVAASEVISHLGGRPERPLAELAAPLLR; from the coding sequence GTGACCCCGGCGGCGGCGCCTCCGACCCTCGACGTCGTCGCCGTCGGCAACGCGCTCGTCGACGTGCTGAGCGCCGCCACCGACGAGTTCCTCGCCGAGCAGGGCCTCTACAAGGGCGCGACCGCGCTCATCGACGCCGAGCGGGCCCGCGCCCTCTACGAGCGGATGGGACCGGGCACCGAGATGTCCGGTGGCTCGGCCGCGAACACCGCGGTCGGGGTGGCGTCGCTCGGGGGGCGCAGCGCGTTCGTGGGCCGGGTGCGCGACGACCTGCTGGGCGAGGTGTTCGCCCACGACATCCGCGCCGCCGGGGTGCGCTTCGAGACCCGGCCGGCGACCACCGGTGACCCGACCGGCCGGTCCCTCGTCCTCGTGAGCCCGGACGCCGAGCGGACGATGAACACGTTCCTCGGGGCCGCGGCCCAGCTCCACCCCGACGACGTGTCGCCGGCGTTGGTCGCCGCCGCGGCCGTCGTCTACCTGGAGGGGTACCTCTTCGACCTGCCCGACGCCAAGGCCGCGTTCCGGCACGCCGCCCGCGCCGCGCACGAGGCCGGGCGACGCGTCGCGCTGAGCCTGTCCGACACCTTCTGCGTCGAGCGCCACCGGGCCGACCTCCTCGCCCTCGTCCAGCACGACGTCGACCTGCTGTTCGCCAACGAAGCCGAGATCTGTGCCCTCTACGAGGTCCCGACCCTCGACGACGCGATCGAGCCGGCCGTCCGCTACTGCGACGCCGCCGCGCTCACCCGGGGCGCCAAGGGCTCGGTCGTGGTGTCACGGGACGAGCTCGTCGAGGTCCCCGTCCATCCGGTCCCGGGGAGCGTCGTCGACACCACCGGAGCCGGCGACCTCTATGCGGCCGGGTTCCTGTTCGGGTTCACGCACGGCTCCGACCTGGCCCGGTGCGGCCGGCTCGGCGCCGTCGCCGCCTCCGAGGTGATCTCCCACCTGGGGGGCCGCCCCGAGCGCCCCCTGGCCGAGCTCGCGGCGCCGCTGCTGCGATGA
- the cofH gene encoding 5-amino-6-(D-ribitylamino)uracil--L-tyrosine 4-hydroxyphenyl transferase CofH, which translates to MLSRHEAVALRDAPLAELLGAASAVRDDAHGTRVTFSPKVFIALTMLCRDHCGYCTFAKPPARLPAPFLDLDEVVAIAEAGAAAGCHEALFTLGEAPEARYPDAAAWLAEHGHGTTVDYLVEAAGAVLERTGLLPHANAGALGEPDLARLRAVSPSQGMMIETLAARLAALGAAHHRAPDKTPARRLATLEGAGRARVPFTTGILVGIGETYEERVDALLAIRESHERHGHVQEVIVQNFLPKPGTAMHDHPPCDRDEYLRAVAVARLVLPAAIHLQAPPNLSDELGPLLAAGIDDWGGVSPLTPDHVNPERPWPALERLRAATEAAGKTLAPRLTVYPEFVRDETWLHEDVRPAVRRASDSEGLARDDRWSAGGDAAPPDVLGAPGATSRVRGAVDEVLDGILVGHEPGVDELVTLLGARGPEVRRVAEVADQLRRDTVGDVVTFVRNRNINYTNVCTFRCRFCAFSKGPLSLNLRGEPYLLGLDEIQRRVVEAVDLGATEVCLQGGIHPDFDGDYYLTVTRAVKEVAPTIHVHGFTALEVTEGARRLGAPLRDYLRVLRDAGLSTLPGTAAEILDDEVRAVICPDKVTTDEWLDAHRVAHSIGLRSNVTIMFGHVERPVHIARHLVRTRALQRETGGFTEFVPLPFVHMATPLALQGKARKGPTFREVLLVHAVGRIAYRGAIDNVQVSWVKVGVRGAQQALRAGCNDLGGTLMDENISRAAGASHGQELDDAGFRSIVEPLGRPLEQRTTLYGRTRTEGRPLRPQPADPVPVGLSRRAGT; encoded by the coding sequence ATGCTGAGCCGCCACGAGGCCGTGGCGCTGCGCGACGCCCCCCTCGCGGAGCTGCTCGGCGCGGCGTCGGCGGTGCGGGACGACGCCCACGGCACGCGGGTCACGTTCTCGCCGAAGGTCTTCATCGCCCTGACGATGCTGTGCCGCGACCACTGCGGCTACTGCACCTTCGCGAAGCCGCCCGCCCGCCTCCCCGCCCCGTTCCTCGACCTCGACGAGGTGGTGGCCATCGCCGAGGCCGGGGCGGCCGCCGGCTGCCACGAGGCGCTGTTCACGCTCGGCGAGGCCCCCGAGGCGCGCTACCCGGACGCGGCGGCGTGGCTCGCCGAGCACGGGCACGGCACCACCGTCGACTACCTGGTGGAGGCGGCCGGCGCGGTGCTCGAGCGGACCGGCCTGCTCCCCCACGCCAACGCGGGTGCCCTCGGCGAGCCCGACCTGGCGCGGCTCCGAGCCGTCAGCCCGTCCCAAGGGATGATGATCGAGACGCTCGCCGCCCGGCTGGCGGCGCTCGGTGCCGCCCACCACCGCGCGCCGGACAAGACGCCGGCGCGGCGGCTCGCCACCCTCGAGGGCGCCGGGCGCGCTCGGGTGCCGTTCACGACCGGGATCCTGGTCGGCATCGGCGAGACCTACGAGGAGCGCGTCGACGCGCTCCTCGCCATCCGCGAGTCGCACGAGCGGCACGGCCACGTCCAGGAGGTCATCGTCCAGAACTTCCTGCCGAAGCCGGGCACGGCCATGCACGACCATCCGCCGTGCGACCGCGACGAGTACCTGCGGGCCGTGGCGGTGGCGCGCCTCGTCCTCCCGGCGGCGATCCATCTCCAGGCCCCGCCGAACCTCAGCGACGAGCTCGGCCCGCTCCTCGCCGCCGGCATCGACGACTGGGGCGGTGTGTCCCCGCTCACCCCCGACCACGTGAACCCCGAGCGACCGTGGCCCGCGCTCGAACGGCTCCGCGCCGCGACGGAGGCCGCCGGCAAGACGCTGGCGCCGAGGCTCACCGTGTACCCCGAGTTCGTCCGCGACGAGACGTGGCTGCACGAGGACGTCCGGCCCGCGGTGCGCCGAGCCTCCGACTCCGAGGGCCTGGCACGCGACGACCGGTGGTCCGCCGGCGGCGACGCGGCCCCGCCCGACGTGCTCGGCGCCCCCGGGGCGACGTCCCGCGTCCGGGGCGCGGTGGACGAGGTCCTCGACGGGATCCTGGTCGGCCACGAGCCCGGCGTCGACGAGCTGGTGACCCTGCTCGGCGCCCGCGGGCCGGAGGTGCGACGAGTCGCCGAGGTCGCCGATCAGCTGCGACGCGACACCGTCGGCGATGTCGTCACCTTCGTCCGGAACCGGAACATCAACTACACGAACGTCTGCACGTTCCGGTGCCGGTTCTGCGCCTTCTCGAAGGGGCCGTTGTCGCTGAACCTGCGCGGCGAGCCCTATCTGCTCGGCCTCGACGAGATCCAGCGACGAGTCGTCGAGGCCGTCGACCTCGGCGCCACCGAGGTGTGCCTGCAAGGCGGGATCCACCCCGACTTCGACGGCGACTACTACCTCACGGTCACCCGAGCGGTGAAGGAGGTCGCGCCCACGATCCACGTCCACGGGTTCACCGCCCTCGAGGTCACCGAGGGGGCCCGCCGGCTCGGGGCGCCGCTGCGGGACTACCTCCGAGTCCTGCGGGACGCCGGCCTGTCCACCCTGCCCGGCACCGCCGCCGAGATCCTCGACGACGAGGTGCGGGCGGTCATCTGCCCCGACAAGGTCACGACCGACGAGTGGCTCGACGCCCACCGGGTCGCCCACTCGATCGGGCTCCGGTCGAACGTGACGATCATGTTCGGGCACGTCGAGCGGCCGGTGCACATCGCCCGGCACCTCGTCCGCACCCGCGCGCTCCAGCGGGAGACGGGAGGCTTCACCGAGTTCGTCCCCCTTCCGTTCGTGCACATGGCGACCCCGCTCGCGCTGCAGGGCAAGGCCCGGAAGGGCCCGACCTTCCGCGAGGTGCTGCTCGTCCACGCCGTCGGGCGCATCGCCTACCGCGGCGCGATCGACAACGTGCAGGTGTCGTGGGTCAAGGTCGGCGTGCGCGGCGCCCAGCAGGCTCTGCGGGCCGGGTGCAACGACCTCGGCGGGACGCTGATGGACGAGAACATCTCGCGGGCCGCGGGGGCGTCGCACGGCCAGGAGCTCGACGACGCCGGGTTCCGGTCGATCGTCGAGCCCCTCGGGCGACCACTCGAGCAGCGCACCACCCTCTACGGCCGGACCCGCACCGAGGGCCGACCCTTGCGGCCCCAGCCCGCTGATCCGGTGCCCGTGGGGCTGAGCCGCCGCGCCGGGACGTGA
- the pgl gene encoding 6-phosphogluconolactonase yields MAHVPPAFAELVAAEAPASVALSGGGTARACYELLATAPVDWSGVDAYFGDERWVPVHDPDSNEGMARVTFLDEVEPRAVHSMRLAGPTPERAAAAYDELIRRSPPIALVHLGLGPDGHTASLFPASPTLEEQERLVVATGDDQHPHERLTLTYPGLARAGLVVFTVAGADKRDALAAVRRGEDLPAARVRAPRVVWLVDEAAVAGT; encoded by the coding sequence GTGGCTCACGTCCCGCCGGCGTTCGCCGAGCTCGTCGCCGCCGAGGCTCCGGCCTCGGTCGCGCTCTCGGGCGGCGGCACGGCGCGCGCCTGCTACGAGCTGCTCGCCACCGCTCCCGTCGACTGGTCCGGCGTCGACGCGTACTTCGGCGACGAGCGGTGGGTGCCGGTGCACGACCCGGACTCGAACGAGGGCATGGCCCGCGTGACGTTCCTCGACGAGGTCGAGCCGCGAGCCGTCCACTCGATGCGTCTCGCGGGCCCGACCCCCGAGCGCGCCGCCGCCGCCTACGACGAGCTGATCCGGCGCTCGCCGCCGATCGCGCTCGTGCACCTCGGGCTGGGACCCGACGGGCACACGGCGTCGCTGTTTCCCGCCTCTCCGACCCTCGAGGAGCAGGAGCGGCTCGTCGTCGCCACCGGCGACGACCAGCACCCGCACGAGCGGCTGACGCTCACCTACCCGGGGCTCGCCCGAGCCGGGCTCGTCGTGTTCACCGTGGCCGGCGCCGACAAGCGCGACGCCCTGGCCGCCGTGCGGCGCGGCGAGGACCTCCCCGCGGCCCGGGTGCGGGCCCCCCGCGTGGTGTGGCTCGTCGACGAAGCCGCGGTCGCGGGCACGTAG